The following are from one region of the Pectobacterium actinidiae genome:
- a CDS encoding FecCD family ABC transporter permease, with protein sequence MGKVYTVRVGRVSRQIDCRTSAVALSLLLVLLAVVFLSLSLGEVLLSPAQVMSALLGKADSGVHFIVNDLRLPRALLALLVGGALAISGLILQSIVRNPLASPDILGITSGASAAAVFFLSFLATAISQRWLPVAAMGGAWITAVAIYLLAWKQGASPLRLVLVGVGLSAIMGAAVTMMLVFSPIGTTLTAYVWLTGSIYGAQWQHVSALAGWLLLGAPFLVGLARHVNVHELDDALACGVGQSVGRMRLALLTLSVALAGAAIAYAGAMAFVGLLAPHIAKKLASRSFPGLALVSALTGGLLVMVADLIGRTAFLPLDLPAGIFISVLGTPFFIYLLLRQRY encoded by the coding sequence ATGGGTAAGGTGTATACCGTGCGCGTGGGAAGGGTATCGCGCCAGATTGATTGCCGCACGTCTGCGGTGGCGTTGTCGCTCCTGCTGGTGCTGTTAGCCGTCGTGTTCCTCTCGCTGTCTCTGGGCGAGGTGCTGCTGTCGCCCGCGCAGGTGATGTCGGCGCTGCTGGGAAAAGCAGACAGCGGCGTGCACTTTATCGTCAACGATCTGCGTTTGCCGCGTGCGCTACTGGCGTTACTGGTGGGTGGCGCGCTGGCGATATCCGGCTTGATTCTGCAAAGCATTGTGCGTAACCCGCTGGCGTCGCCGGATATTCTGGGGATTACCAGCGGCGCATCGGCAGCCGCCGTATTCTTTCTCTCGTTTCTGGCGACGGCGATAAGCCAGCGCTGGCTCCCTGTGGCAGCGATGGGCGGAGCGTGGATCACCGCCGTCGCCATTTATCTGTTGGCCTGGAAGCAGGGCGCATCGCCGCTGCGGCTGGTGTTGGTCGGCGTTGGGTTGTCCGCCATTATGGGCGCGGCGGTGACCATGATGCTGGTGTTTAGCCCGATAGGCACCACGCTGACGGCCTACGTGTGGCTGACGGGCAGTATTTATGGCGCGCAGTGGCAGCATGTATCGGCGCTGGCGGGCTGGTTGCTGCTTGGCGCACCGTTTCTGGTGGGGCTGGCGCGGCATGTTAATGTCCATGAGCTGGATGATGCGCTGGCCTGCGGGGTCGGGCAATCTGTCGGGCGTATGCGGCTTGCACTACTGACGCTAAGCGTTGCGCTGGCAGGCGCGGCGATTGCCTATGCGGGGGCGATGGCGTTTGTCGGCCTGTTGGCTCCGCATATCGCGAAAAAGCTGGCGAGCCGCTCATTCCCCGGTTTGGCGCTGGTGTCGGCGCTGACGGGCGGATTACTGGTGATGGTGGCCGATTTGATTGGCCGCACGGCGTTCTTACCGCTGGATCTGCCTGCCGGTATTTTTATCTCCGTGCTTGGGACGCCTTTCTTTATCTATTTACTGCTTCGGCAACGTTACTGA
- a CDS encoding FecCD family ABC transporter permease, with protein MRKCIVTAVGVVLLLLSIVASLMLGQTTISLGAVFSSLFHYDPQQIDHILVLTTRLSRTVIAIVVGASLAVAGALMQALTRNPLASPGIFGINAGAMFAIVLLSSLFTFSSQIALAWTAYLGAAVAGIMVYVLGTLGNARSSHLRIVLAGAAISALFISFTQALLVINQDGLDSMLFWLAGSVSGRSLSMLLPLLPYFLITLFLALLLARHLNILVAGDEIAKGLGQRTALVRALSGLCVIGLAGGAVAIAGNIGFVGLIVPHIVRRVLSADHRWLLPGCAIFGATLLLLADVASRLLIVPQEVPIGAMTALLGAPFFIYLARRGMRHG; from the coding sequence ATGAGAAAATGCATCGTGACGGCAGTGGGAGTTGTATTGCTGCTGCTGAGTATCGTCGCCAGCCTGATGCTGGGACAAACCACCATTTCTCTGGGTGCCGTGTTCAGTTCCCTGTTCCATTACGATCCACAGCAAATCGATCACATTCTGGTGTTGACGACCCGCCTGTCGCGGACGGTGATTGCCATCGTTGTCGGCGCCAGCCTTGCCGTTGCCGGGGCGTTAATGCAGGCGTTGACGCGTAATCCGCTGGCCTCGCCGGGGATATTTGGCATTAATGCGGGAGCCATGTTTGCCATCGTCCTGCTGTCTTCGTTATTTACCTTTTCCTCGCAGATCGCGCTGGCGTGGACGGCCTATCTGGGGGCGGCCGTTGCTGGCATCATGGTGTACGTGCTGGGAACGCTAGGCAACGCTCGTTCTAGCCACTTACGCATTGTGCTGGCCGGAGCCGCCATTAGCGCGCTGTTTATTTCGTTTACGCAGGCGCTGCTGGTGATCAATCAGGATGGGCTGGACAGTATGCTGTTCTGGCTGGCTGGTTCGGTATCCGGCCGCAGCCTGTCGATGCTGTTACCACTCCTGCCATACTTTCTTATTACGTTATTTCTCGCGTTGTTGCTGGCGCGTCACCTGAATATTCTGGTGGCAGGCGATGAGATTGCCAAAGGGCTGGGACAGCGAACCGCGCTCGTGCGTGCGCTGTCCGGGCTGTGCGTGATAGGACTGGCGGGCGGCGCGGTAGCGATAGCCGGAAATATCGGTTTTGTCGGGCTGATCGTGCCGCATATTGTGCGTCGCGTGCTGTCTGCCGATCACCGCTGGCTGCTGCCCGGCTGCGCTATTTTCGGTGCCACGCTGTTGCTGCTGGCCGATGTCGCCTCGCGTTTGCTGATCGTGCCGCAGGAAGTGCCGATCGGCGCAATGACCGCGCTGCTGGGGGCACCTTTCTTCATTTATCTGGCAAGAAGGGGAATGCGGCATGGGTAA
- a CDS encoding ABC transporter substrate-binding protein has product MISKIKRFNTVFNSAARQRFTLAVLLSFLLVTLAQAVEPPRQIRHAMGVTTVTGTPLRIVTLFQGATDSAVALGIKPIGVVESWTEKPIYRYLRPALQGVTLVGLETQPSLETIALLKPDLIVASTFRHEKIYGLLSQIAPTIALDKVSEFKETVQMMGVALNREDKANAILSNWDWRVDSLRDRLKARFGERWPLSVSILEFREDHMRSYLPASFAGSVLSEIGFVWSRPESYTAGVMQKLTSKESIPVVDADLFFVLLRSGKPAVEQNFRDWQAHPLWQRLHAPQQQQVYPVDNVAWSLSGGILGANNMLDDIERQFAGNMEPAGTKSDSTKESQTR; this is encoded by the coding sequence TTGATTTCTAAGATTAAACGATTTAACACCGTCTTTAATTCAGCAGCACGGCAGCGTTTTACGCTGGCCGTGTTGTTGTCTTTTCTGCTGGTGACTTTGGCGCAGGCGGTGGAACCACCGCGTCAGATTCGGCATGCGATGGGCGTGACGACTGTGACAGGGACGCCGCTGCGTATCGTGACGCTGTTTCAGGGCGCGACGGACTCCGCCGTGGCGCTGGGAATTAAGCCGATTGGCGTAGTGGAATCGTGGACGGAGAAGCCGATTTATCGCTACCTTCGCCCCGCCTTGCAGGGCGTAACGCTGGTTGGGCTGGAAACGCAGCCCAGTCTGGAAACCATCGCGCTACTTAAACCTGACCTCATCGTGGCGTCTACGTTTCGGCATGAGAAAATCTACGGTCTGCTGTCGCAGATCGCGCCGACGATTGCGCTGGACAAGGTGTCTGAATTTAAAGAAACGGTGCAGATGATGGGCGTAGCGCTGAACAGGGAAGATAAGGCGAACGCGATTCTATCCAATTGGGATTGGCGCGTGGATTCGCTGCGTGATCGGTTGAAAGCCCGGTTCGGTGAACGCTGGCCGCTTAGCGTGTCTATTCTTGAATTCCGTGAAGATCACATGCGTAGCTATCTGCCTGCCAGCTTTGCCGGATCGGTGCTATCGGAAATCGGTTTTGTTTGGTCGCGGCCGGAAAGCTATACGGCGGGTGTGATGCAAAAGCTTACGAGCAAAGAGAGCATTCCGGTGGTGGATGCCGATCTGTTCTTTGTGCTGCTGCGTTCAGGTAAGCCAGCGGTTGAGCAGAATTTCCGGGATTGGCAGGCGCACCCGCTCTGGCAGCGACTGCATGCGCCTCAGCAGCAACAGGTGTATCCGGTGGATAACGTAGCCTGGAGCCTGTCTGGCGGTATTTTAGGTGCGAATAACATGCTGGATGATATCGAAAGGCAGTTTGCTGGCAACATGGAGCCTGCTGGCACAAAAAGCGATAGTACAAAGGAGAGTCAGACGCGATGA
- the rhlE gene encoding ATP-dependent RNA helicase RhlE, protein MSFDSLGLSADILRAIDEQGYRDPTPVQRQAIPVVLEGRDLMASAQTGTGKTAGFTLPLLQLLTSREVQHKGKGRRPVRALILTPTRELAAQIDENVKAYSKYLSLRSLVVFGGVSINPQMMKLRGGVDILVATPGRLLDLEHQNAVDLSQIEILVLDEADRMLDMGFIHDIRRVLAKLPAKRQNLLFSATFSDEIKALANKLLTNPASVEVVRRNTPSELVTQHVHFVDKRRKRELLSQLIGENNWQQVLVFTRTKHGANHLAELLEKDGITAAAIHGNKSQGARTRALANFKDGSIRVLVATDIAARGLDIDQLPHVVNYELPNVPEDYVHRIGRTGRAEATGEALSLVCVDEHKLLRDIERLLKREIPRIAIEGYEPDPSIKAEPIVNGRQGNRGGGGARNGAPRAQSGAPRGQSERSQGERRPADGNRQPRKAGGNSDSPWGGNKGNSGKGSGEGQRRAPRPQNRSKPADK, encoded by the coding sequence ATGTCATTTGATTCTCTCGGCCTGAGTGCCGATATTCTGCGCGCGATTGACGAGCAGGGTTATCGCGATCCTACTCCCGTTCAGCGTCAGGCGATTCCTGTCGTGCTGGAAGGGCGCGATTTAATGGCCAGCGCACAAACGGGTACGGGCAAAACGGCGGGCTTTACGCTGCCGTTATTACAATTGCTGACCAGCCGTGAAGTGCAGCACAAAGGGAAAGGTCGCCGTCCGGTGCGTGCGCTGATCCTGACGCCAACTCGTGAACTGGCCGCACAGATTGATGAAAATGTGAAGGCGTACAGCAAGTATCTGAGCCTGCGTTCACTGGTCGTATTCGGTGGGGTGAGCATTAACCCACAGATGATGAAACTGCGCGGTGGCGTAGATATTCTGGTGGCAACGCCGGGACGTCTGCTCGATCTGGAACACCAGAACGCCGTTGACCTGTCACAGATTGAAATTCTGGTGCTGGATGAAGCGGACCGTATGCTGGATATGGGCTTCATTCACGATATTCGCCGTGTGCTGGCGAAGCTGCCTGCTAAACGCCAAAATCTGCTGTTCTCCGCCACCTTCTCTGATGAGATCAAAGCGCTGGCGAACAAATTGCTGACCAATCCTGCTTCGGTTGAAGTTGTGCGTCGTAATACGCCGTCTGAACTGGTTACGCAACATGTGCATTTTGTTGATAAGCGCCGCAAGCGTGAACTGCTGTCGCAGTTGATTGGTGAAAATAACTGGCAGCAGGTGCTGGTCTTTACCCGCACCAAACACGGCGCTAACCACCTGGCCGAGCTGCTGGAAAAAGACGGTATTACTGCCGCTGCTATCCACGGTAATAAAAGTCAGGGAGCGCGTACTCGTGCGCTGGCGAACTTTAAAGATGGCAGCATTCGCGTACTGGTCGCAACGGATATCGCTGCGCGTGGTCTGGATATCGATCAGCTGCCGCATGTGGTGAACTATGAGCTGCCAAACGTGCCGGAAGATTACGTTCACCGTATCGGCCGTACCGGTCGTGCGGAAGCCACGGGTGAAGCGCTGTCGCTGGTCTGTGTGGATGAACACAAACTGCTGCGTGATATCGAACGCCTGTTGAAGCGCGAGATTCCGCGTATCGCTATTGAAGGCTACGAGCCGGATCCATCCATTAAGGCGGAACCGATCGTGAATGGTCGTCAGGGCAACCGTGGCGGCGGTGGTGCACGTAACGGGGCACCTCGCGCGCAGTCTGGTGCGCCGCGCGGTCAGTCCGAGCGCAGTCAGGGCGAACGCCGTCCAGCCGATGGCAATCGCCAGCCGCGTAAAGCGGGCGGTAATAGCGATAGCCCTTGGGGGGGGAATAAAGGCAATAGCGGGAAAGGCAGTGGCGAAGGCCAGCGCCGCGCACCGCGTCCGCAAAACCGCAGTAAGCCAGCGGACAAGTAA
- a CDS encoding ABC transporter ATP-binding protein → MLENVLPTPIPPTDREAIASQSLTLSYEKQVVIDTLDITLPAQKISVLVGSNGCGKSTLLKSFARLLKPTSGTIIVNGADIHRQSTVDVAKSLAILPQTPTAPEGLTVYQLVKMGRYPHQSWLKQWSTTDEEKVLQALRSTGVLALKDRAVDSLSGGQRQRVWIAMTLAQDTDIVLLDEPTTYLDLAHQMEVLDLLRELNAQQHKTIVMVLHDLNLACRYAHHMVAVHNRTVFAQGNPRDILTEAMVKTVFNLNCRIIDDPFFGTPLCIPFGREVAEHAADVG, encoded by the coding sequence ATGCTAGAGAATGTGTTGCCAACACCTATCCCCCCAACTGACCGAGAAGCGATTGCCAGCCAGTCGCTGACGTTGAGTTACGAAAAACAGGTTGTGATTGATACGCTGGATATTACGCTGCCCGCCCAGAAAATCTCGGTACTGGTAGGCAGTAACGGCTGCGGTAAGAGCACGTTATTGAAGTCATTTGCCCGCCTGCTGAAACCCACGAGTGGGACGATTATTGTCAACGGGGCGGATATTCATCGGCAATCCACCGTTGACGTGGCGAAGTCGCTGGCGATTCTTCCGCAAACGCCGACCGCGCCGGAAGGCCTGACGGTCTATCAACTGGTGAAGATGGGGCGTTACCCGCATCAGTCATGGTTGAAGCAGTGGTCGACAACGGATGAAGAAAAAGTGCTTCAGGCGTTGCGCAGCACTGGCGTGCTGGCATTAAAGGATCGTGCGGTGGATTCGCTGTCCGGCGGGCAGCGCCAGCGCGTCTGGATCGCGATGACGCTGGCGCAGGATACCGATATCGTCCTGCTGGATGAACCGACGACCTATCTCGATCTGGCGCATCAGATGGAGGTGCTGGATTTGTTGCGGGAACTGAACGCTCAGCAGCACAAAACCATCGTGATGGTGCTGCATGATTTGAATCTGGCGTGTCGCTACGCGCACCACATGGTGGCCGTACATAATCGAACGGTGTTTGCGCAGGGCAATCCGCGCGACATTCTCACCGAAGCCATGGTAAAGACGGTGTTTAACCTGAATTGTCGCATCATTGACGATCCGTTTTTCGGCACGCCGCTGTGTATTCCGTTTGGACGTGAAGTGGCGGAGCACGCTGCCGATGTTGGCTAA
- a CDS encoding ABC transporter substrate-binding protein, with amino-acid sequence MKKAGIRLTLATLTLAVASAASANTLVYCSEGSPENFNPQLYTSGTSVDASAVPIYNRLVDFKVGTTELVPSLAERWDISADGRIYTFHLRKGVKFQSNKYFKPSRDFTADDVIFSFMRQKDPQHPYHSVSKGTYANFESLSFGSLIQSIEKVDDHTVRFTLSHAEAPFLADLAWYFASILSAEYADAMLKAGTPERVDMEPIGTGPFELAQYQKDSRILFKAFPAYWEGKAKLDRLIFTITPDASVRYAKLEKNECQVMPFPNPADLPRMKENKDIVLMQKPGLNTGFLSFNTQKAPTDNVKVRQALTMAINKPAIIEAVFQGTGTAAKNLLPPGVWSADSDLKDYDYDPEKAKALLKEAGLAEGTTIELWAMPVQRPYNPNARRMSEMIQADWAKVGVQAKIVTFEWGEYLKRVKGGEHQAALMGWTTATGDPDNFFGPLFTCTAANGGSNSAKWCYAPFDKLIIEARASQDHEQRIALYKQAQQMMHDQAPAVMIAHSTIFEPVRKEVTGYEVDPFGKHIFYQVDVKK; translated from the coding sequence ATGAAAAAAGCAGGAATACGATTGACTCTGGCCACGTTGACGCTGGCGGTCGCCTCTGCGGCCTCGGCGAATACGTTGGTGTACTGCTCGGAAGGATCGCCAGAAAACTTTAACCCGCAGCTTTACACCTCTGGCACCAGTGTGGATGCCAGCGCCGTGCCAATCTATAACCGTCTGGTGGATTTCAAAGTTGGCACCACGGAGCTGGTGCCCAGTCTGGCGGAACGCTGGGACATCAGCGCGGATGGGCGCATCTATACCTTCCATTTACGCAAAGGCGTGAAATTCCAGAGCAATAAATACTTCAAACCTTCACGTGATTTTACCGCCGACGACGTTATTTTCTCCTTCATGCGGCAAAAAGATCCGCAGCACCCTTACCACAGCGTCTCGAAAGGAACCTATGCCAATTTTGAAAGTTTGTCCTTTGGCTCGCTGATCCAGAGCATCGAGAAAGTGGATGACCACACGGTGCGCTTTACGCTCTCCCATGCGGAAGCCCCATTTCTGGCCGATTTAGCCTGGTACTTCGCGTCTATCCTCTCTGCGGAATATGCCGATGCCATGCTCAAAGCCGGGACGCCGGAGCGCGTGGATATGGAGCCGATTGGCACCGGACCGTTTGAATTAGCGCAGTATCAGAAAGATTCCCGCATTCTGTTTAAGGCGTTCCCCGCTTATTGGGAAGGCAAGGCCAAACTGGACCGGCTGATTTTCACCATCACGCCGGATGCCTCCGTGCGGTACGCCAAGCTGGAAAAGAATGAGTGTCAGGTTATGCCGTTCCCTAATCCTGCCGACCTGCCGCGTATGAAAGAGAACAAGGATATCGTGCTGATGCAGAAGCCTGGGTTGAACACCGGTTTCCTGTCGTTCAATACCCAGAAGGCGCCGACGGATAATGTGAAAGTGCGTCAGGCGTTGACGATGGCGATTAACAAGCCAGCGATTATCGAAGCGGTTTTTCAGGGAACCGGAACGGCGGCGAAAAACCTGCTGCCGCCAGGTGTCTGGAGTGCCGACAGTGACCTGAAGGATTATGACTACGATCCCGAGAAGGCGAAGGCGTTACTGAAAGAAGCTGGCTTGGCGGAAGGCACCACTATCGAATTGTGGGCGATGCCAGTGCAGCGTCCGTATAACCCGAACGCCCGTCGGATGTCGGAGATGATTCAGGCCGACTGGGCGAAAGTGGGCGTGCAGGCCAAAATTGTCACCTTCGAGTGGGGAGAATATCTGAAAAGGGTGAAAGGCGGTGAACATCAGGCCGCATTGATGGGCTGGACAACGGCAACGGGCGATCCTGATAACTTCTTCGGGCCGCTCTTTACCTGTACGGCGGCTAACGGCGGCTCCAACTCGGCGAAATGGTGTTATGCACCGTTTGATAAACTCATTATCGAAGCGCGCGCTTCACAGGATCACGAACAGCGTATTGCCCTGTACAAGCAGGCGCAGCAGATGATGCACGATCAGGCACCGGCCGTCATGATTGCGCATTCCACCATCTTTGAACCGGTGCGCAAAGAAGTGACGGGATATGAGGTCGACCCGTTCGGTAAGCATATTTTCTATCAGGTCGATGTGAAGAAATAA
- a CDS encoding IucA/IucC family C-terminal-domain containing protein: MLANRLTAQQWAMLSGTLQLTDASLRAGQDSCPSSRVLDPEYCRWLLETLTPPLLSPSIKITASLLAKRIGFLTTAASLYAMSVYNKGLNMTLDNSVLEFGHNRLWTSTMPLYDLTVSQPDQGQRDVWRDSLFDTLFAQHLSPILQTLSTVSGAPLRILWENVAVRVFSLYEQRIEWDDPAAACSPGMTLAQQVQQDFAALLAAPGERFGCDDNPLKPFFRAKTQVPVAGRSVSFRDVRFRRTCCFYYKASQPQEYCQNCPLLRPGKRGEKRI, from the coding sequence ATGTTGGCTAACCGTCTGACGGCACAGCAGTGGGCGATGCTCTCCGGCACGCTGCAATTAACCGATGCCTCACTGCGGGCAGGGCAGGATAGTTGCCCGAGCAGCCGGGTGCTGGATCCTGAATATTGCCGCTGGCTGCTGGAAACGCTGACGCCGCCGTTGCTGTCTCCATCGATCAAGATTACCGCCTCGCTGCTGGCGAAACGGATTGGATTCTTAACTACGGCCGCCAGCCTGTACGCCATGTCAGTGTATAACAAAGGGCTGAACATGACGCTGGATAACAGCGTGCTGGAATTCGGACATAACCGCCTGTGGACGTCGACGATGCCGCTGTACGATCTGACGGTGTCCCAGCCGGATCAGGGGCAACGAGACGTGTGGCGCGATAGCCTGTTCGACACGCTGTTTGCTCAACACCTGTCGCCGATCCTACAGACGCTGTCTACGGTGTCGGGTGCGCCGCTGCGCATTCTGTGGGAAAACGTCGCGGTACGGGTGTTTTCGTTATACGAGCAGCGCATTGAGTGGGACGATCCGGCGGCGGCATGTTCACCGGGAATGACGCTGGCACAACAGGTGCAGCAGGATTTTGCCGCTTTGCTGGCTGCGCCCGGCGAGCGTTTTGGTTGTGATGACAACCCGCTGAAACCGTTCTTTCGTGCGAAAACGCAGGTTCCCGTCGCGGGGCGTTCGGTAAGCTTCCGTGACGTGCGTTTTCGTCGTACCTGCTGTTTTTATTACAAGGCCTCGCAGCCGCAGGAATATTGTCAAAATTGCCCCTTATTGCGCCCAGGGAAACGCGGGGAAAAACGTATTTAA
- a CDS encoding RES family NAD+ phosphorylase: MILYRLTKTKYLSTAWTGYGAKEAGGRWNSVGTSMVYVSETASLTMLETLVHLHAAQILDYYTLMRIDVPEDQIQSANMAELPDNWAAEEAPPDLAVYGDAWIFTQSSIALRVPSALSPVEYNYLLNPEHPDFYGIIQRVEVIPFQFDRRLKPERK, encoded by the coding sequence TTGATCCTCTATCGGCTGACAAAGACAAAGTATCTTTCTACAGCCTGGACGGGATACGGAGCAAAAGAGGCGGGAGGGCGCTGGAACAGTGTCGGCACCTCGATGGTTTATGTCTCAGAAACCGCATCGCTGACTATGCTGGAGACGCTGGTACACCTGCACGCAGCGCAGATCCTGGATTATTACACGCTAATGCGTATCGATGTGCCTGAAGATCAGATTCAGAGTGCCAATATGGCCGAATTGCCAGACAACTGGGCTGCTGAGGAAGCACCGCCGGATCTGGCGGTGTACGGTGATGCGTGGATCTTTACCCAAAGTTCTATCGCGTTGCGAGTCCCCAGCGCCCTCTCGCCCGTAGAATATAACTACCTGTTAAACCCTGAACACCCGGATTTCTACGGGATTATTCAGAGAGTAGAGGTTATACCGTTCCAGTTTGATCGTCGGCTAAAGCCCGAACGTAAATAA
- the pepT gene encoding peptidase T yields MTASLAHQLSTRFYRYLAVTSQSDARSTTLPSTPEQHEMARLLADELRALGLQDVVIDEHATVTAVKPGNCPSAPRIGFITHIDTVDVGLSPHIHPQTLRFTGEDLCLNAEQDIWLRTAEHPEILPYVGQDIIFSDGTSVLGADNKAAVTVVMTLMENLSDATPHGDIVVAFVPDEEIGLRGAKALDLKRFDVDFAYTIDCCELGEVVYENFNAASAEIRFTGVPAHPMSAKGVLVNPLLMAHDFISQFDRHQTPEHTEGREGYVWFNDLTANANEATLKVSIRDFDLTTFEQRKQQIAAIAEKIGAQYPTGSVTYTLTDIYSNISNAITDDRRAIDLLFAALDTLGIDPKVTPMRGGTDGAALSAKGLLTPNFFTGAHNFHSRFEFLPVPSFVKSYEVALNLCLLAAK; encoded by the coding sequence ATGACAGCTAGTCTGGCTCATCAGCTCAGCACGCGTTTTTATCGTTACCTCGCCGTCACCAGCCAAAGTGATGCCCGTTCGACAACGTTGCCTAGCACGCCAGAACAGCATGAAATGGCGCGTCTACTGGCGGACGAACTGCGTGCGCTGGGCCTACAGGATGTCGTGATCGATGAGCACGCCACCGTGACAGCCGTGAAGCCGGGTAACTGTCCATCCGCACCGCGCATCGGTTTTATTACCCATATCGATACGGTTGACGTCGGCCTGTCACCGCACATTCACCCGCAAACGTTGCGCTTCACCGGTGAAGATCTGTGTCTGAACGCCGAACAGGACATCTGGCTGCGCACGGCGGAACACCCGGAAATTCTACCGTATGTCGGGCAGGACATTATTTTTAGCGACGGCACCAGCGTACTCGGCGCGGACAACAAGGCTGCCGTTACCGTGGTGATGACGCTCATGGAAAACCTGAGCGACGCGACGCCGCACGGCGATATTGTCGTGGCCTTCGTGCCGGATGAAGAGATTGGGCTGCGTGGTGCGAAAGCGCTCGATCTCAAACGCTTTGATGTCGATTTCGCCTACACCATCGACTGCTGCGAACTGGGTGAAGTGGTGTATGAGAACTTCAATGCGGCTTCCGCGGAAATTCGCTTTACCGGTGTGCCAGCTCACCCGATGTCGGCGAAAGGCGTGCTGGTTAACCCGTTGCTCATGGCACATGACTTTATCAGCCAGTTCGATCGCCATCAGACGCCAGAGCACACGGAGGGACGCGAGGGCTATGTCTGGTTTAACGATCTGACGGCGAACGCCAATGAAGCGACACTCAAAGTCTCCATCCGCGATTTTGATTTAACCACGTTTGAACAGCGGAAGCAGCAAATCGCCGCGATCGCAGAGAAGATTGGCGCGCAGTACCCAACAGGCAGCGTGACCTACACCCTCACCGACATCTACAGCAACATCAGCAACGCCATCACTGACGATCGCCGAGCCATCGACCTGCTATTTGCCGCACTGGACACGCTGGGTATTGACCCCAAAGTGACGCCGATGCGTGGCGGTACAGACGGTGCCGCGCTGTCTGCCAAGGGGTTACTGACGCCGAACTTCTTCACTGGCGCGCACAATTTCCACTCGCGCTTTGAATTTTTACCCGTGCCGTCGTTTGTAAAATCGTATGAAGTGGCGCTGAATTTATGCCTGCTGGCGGCGAAATAG
- a CDS encoding epoxyqueuosine reductase QueH: protein MSNVKTAALQRPQLSLPNNADKLLLHSCCAPCSGEVMEAITASGIDYTIFFYNPNIHPQREYLIRKEENIRFAEQHNVPFIDADYDTDNWFERAKGMEWEPERGIRCTMCFDMRFERTALYAAENGFSVISSSLGISRWKNMQQINECGHNAAQKYPGVAYWDYNWRKGGGSSRMIEISKRERFYQQEYCGCIYSLRDSNKHRKSQGRDIIRIGKLYYGDETE, encoded by the coding sequence ATGTCGAATGTCAAAACCGCCGCGCTGCAACGTCCACAGCTTTCTTTGCCAAATAATGCCGACAAACTGCTGCTGCACTCCTGCTGTGCGCCCTGCTCGGGTGAAGTCATGGAAGCCATCACCGCTTCAGGCATCGACTACACCATTTTCTTTTATAATCCGAATATCCACCCACAGCGTGAATACCTGATCCGTAAAGAAGAAAATATCCGCTTCGCCGAACAGCATAACGTGCCGTTCATCGATGCGGATTACGACACGGATAACTGGTTCGAACGTGCCAAAGGCATGGAATGGGAGCCCGAACGCGGCATTCGTTGCACCATGTGCTTTGATATGCGCTTCGAGCGCACGGCACTGTACGCCGCCGAAAACGGCTTTAGCGTCATTTCCAGTTCGCTGGGGATTTCACGCTGGAAAAACATGCAGCAGATTAACGAATGTGGCCATAACGCCGCGCAGAAATATCCTGGCGTCGCTTACTGGGATTACAACTGGCGCAAAGGCGGCGGTTCATCACGGATGATCGAAATCAGCAAGCGCGAACGTTTCTATCAGCAGGAATATTGCGGCTGCATTTACTCCCTGCGCGATTCCAATAAGCATCGCAAATCACAGGGGCGCGATATTATCCGCATCGGTAAGCTGTATTACGGCGATGAAACCGAGTAA
- the parS gene encoding type II RES/Xre toxin-antitoxin system antitoxin — protein sequence MKTFSLSTTQTRPPRLWQVAGLHHSDGVALLGQIREGLEGNVANLIADWAKITQSDLRKMSGIPSTTFSRSVKARFNADQSERLVRIIRVIDRAVELFEGDKDDAQKWLNEPNRALGGKIPTELMVSETGAYEVMKLLTRLEHGVYS from the coding sequence ATGAAAACATTTAGCTTATCGACGACGCAGACTCGGCCGCCCCGTTTATGGCAGGTGGCCGGATTACACCATTCCGATGGTGTAGCGCTTCTGGGACAGATTCGCGAAGGCCTTGAGGGCAATGTTGCTAACCTTATCGCTGACTGGGCGAAGATAACGCAAAGCGACCTGCGTAAAATGTCCGGTATTCCGTCAACGACGTTTAGCCGCAGCGTCAAAGCAAGATTTAACGCCGATCAAAGCGAACGGCTAGTGCGTATCATCCGTGTTATCGATCGGGCGGTAGAGCTGTTCGAAGGTGATAAAGACGACGCTCAAAAATGGTTGAATGAACCTAACAGGGCGCTTGGCGGAAAAATACCAACAGAACTGATGGTATCCGAAACCGGGGCTTATGAAGTTATGAAATTGCTCACGCGTCTGGAGCATGGTGTGTACTCTTGA